The genomic region TGATGATGCGCAGAACTTCAAGGCCCGCGATCTTGCCGGCGTCTTTCGTCGCCTGGCGCTGGGCGTCGTTGAAGTAAGCGGGAACGGTGATGACCGCCTGCGTGACCTTCTCGCCGAGCTTGGCTTCGGCGGTTTCTTTCATCTTCTGAAGGATGAAAGCCGAGATCTGCTGCGGGGAATATTGCTTGCCGTGGCTTTCGACCCAGGCGTCGCCGTTGGTGCCCTTCACGATCTTGTACGGAACGAGCTTCTGGTCCTTCGTGACCTCGGGATCGTCGTAGCGGCGGCCGATCAGGCGCTTGATCGCGAAAAAGGTGTTGGTGGGGTTCGTGACTGCCTGGCGCTTGGCCGGCAGACCGACGAGACGTTCGTCGTCGGCAGTAAATGCAACAATGGACGGGGTGGTATTGGCGCCTTCGGAGTTCTCAAGCACTTTCGGTTTGCCGCCATCCATGACGGCGACGCACGAGTTGGTCGTGCCGAGGTCAATACCGATTACTTTTGCCATTCGCATCAATCCTTCTCAGTTGCGGCAGACCGGGTGGACCCTCTATTGGCATCCAACGTGCTCCCCAACGAGAGGTCAGAGGCACCGGTCCCCAGGATTTCAATTGTGTGACCGACGGTTATATAGGGGCCTGATTTCAGCGTGCAACGCTTCTTATCCCCTCCATAGATCAACTTTATCGCCTTTTGATTGCGTCAAAACGGAACTACCCGCCGTGACGCAATGCTTCAATTTGCAAGCTTTTTTCTGCGGTTGAAGCGCATCCTTGCTGAGGAGGAGGCGCCTTGATTTCGCTCAACGTTTGTTCTGGTGCGACGCTGGTCGCGACGTCGCAGCCGCATCAAGCATCGGCAGGCGGCTCCGACGAGGCAGGGGCAGCGTCGTCAGCCTTGGCGACTTTCGGGCCGCCGCGGGAGACGACGACCATCGCCGGACGCAGGTTGCGGTCATCGATCATGTAGCCGACCTGATAGACCTGCAGCACGGTGCCAGCTGGGACGTTTGCGTTCTCCTGCTCCATCACGGCTTGGTGGTGGTGCGGATTGAAGGGTTGGCCGGCCGGGTCGATGGCGCGGACACCGTGACGCTCAAGAGCCGTCTTATAATCACGCTCGGCAAGAATGACCCCATCGAGTAGGGTTTTTAGGGCCGGATCGCTTTCGACGGCATCCTTCGGCACGGCGGCGATAGCGCGCTGGAAGTTGTCGCCGACCGTCAGGATATCCTTGGCAAACTTGGTGATCGCATACTTCGCCGTCTCTTCCTTTTCCTTTTCGAGGCGGCGGCGGACGTTCTCCGTTTCAGCAACCGCGCGCAGGTACTGATCCTGCTTGGCGGCAGCTTCGGCGGACTTCTTTTCGAGATCGGCCTGAAGGGCGGCGATCATCGCCTTGAGCTGCTCGACGCTCACATCTCCCATTTCGGGGGGCGTTGCCGCGGACGGTTGCACGGTCTCGTCTATGGGCTTTTTGTCGTCGCTCATTTTTCTCTTCGCTGGAATAGCACTGCAAAAATTCCGGTGCCGGGGTATCGGCCGCTAGGCGGTAAAAATCAAGGCAGTTCAAGTTGGGGTGCGTCAGAAGCGGGTCAAATAGGTCTCGATGCCTCAGCCCATCAAGCGGCTCATCAGCTTGGCTGTATAATCCACCATTGGGATGATGCGGGCATAATTGAGCCGCGTCGGGCCGATGACGCCCAGAACGCCGACGACGTGGCGGGTCTCATCCCGAAATGGGGCAACAATCAACGATGAGCCCGAAAGCGAAAACAGCTTGTTTTCCGAGCCAATAAAAATGCGGACGCCTTCGGCCGTTTCGGAGGCGCCGAGCAGCTCGACGATGTCCTGCTTGGATTCGAAGGCGTCGAAGAGCTGGCGGATGCGCTCCAGGTCTTCGGCGGCGGTCACGTCTTTCAGAAGGTTGCTCTGACCGCGGACGATGAGGCTTTTGCGGTCATCGGCGACACCGGACCATTCGGCGAGCCCGGCCTTGATGACCTTTTGGGTCAACACGTCGAGTTCTGCCTTGGCGGCATTCAATGACTTTTCGAGTTCTGCCCGTGCTTCGGCGAGCGTCAGGCCGCGCAAATGAGTGTTGAGATAGTTCGAAGCTTCCTGCAAGGCAGACGGTGGCAAGCCATCGGGAAGGTTGATGATGCGGTTCTCAACGTTCTGGTCTTCATCGACCAGGATCACGAGGCCGCGTCCGGGTTCGAGTGGCACGAATTCGATGTGGCGCAGGCGGGCGACCTGTTTTTCGGCGAGCACCACACCCGCGCAGTGTGACAGACCAGACATCAGTTCGCCCGCTTCGCTCAAAAGTTGATCGACCGATTTTTCGCGCCGGACGGCGATCTGGGCTTCGATCTGACGGCGCTGGTCCGGGGTGATGTCGCCGACTTCAAGAAGGCCGTCGACGAACAGACGCAGGCCGAGCTGGGTGGGCAGGCGCCCCGCAGACGTGTGCGGCGCGATAATGAGGCCGAGCTGCTCCAAGTCCGACATGACGTTGCGGATCGAGGCGGGCGAGAGGGCGATCGGCAAGGCGCGTGAGAGATTGCGAGAGCCGACCGGCTCACCCGTCGCCAGATAGCTTTCGACGATGCGCCGCAGGATCGTCCGCGAGCGCTCGTTAAGCTTTTGCAGCTGTGTTTTGCCGTCCAGGATGGTGGCTGCCACGATTTGATCTTCCGTGTTCACCGTCAAAATCTATGAATGACAGGGGCCTACGTCAAATCCTGCGGTGTTTTCTGGGTATCTGCACCCTTCTTTCAACCGATAAGGTTTCCGGTTGAAGGCCGGGGGGGCCTTCATTAGGGTCGCGGCCGCAATACCAACAATTCAGGGAACTCATGCGACCTTCCAAACGCAAGCCAGACGAGTTGCGCCGTGTTTCAATCGAGCGGGCCGTTTCCAAATATGCCGAAGGCTCCTGCCTCATCAAATTCGGCGACACCCATGTTCTTTGCACGGCGAGCTTGGAAGAGCGCCTCCCGCAGTGGCTGAAAGGTCAGGGCCGTGGCTGGGTGACGGCGGAATACTCGATGCTGCCGCGGTCGACGCACGACCGGACGCGGCGCGAGGTGACGAGCGGCCATCCGTCGGGGCGGACGCAGGAAATTCAGCGTCTCGTCGGCCGGGCGCTTCGCGCGGTCGTCGATCTGACGAAGCTTGGCGAACGGCAGATCACGGTCGACTGCGACGTCATCCAGGCCGATGGCGGCACGCGCACGGCGTCGATCACGGGCGCGTGGGTGGCTCTGCACGATTGCATCCAGTGGATGAAAATGCGCGACATGGTGAAGGACACCGTGCTGCGCGATCACGTAGCTGCCGTGTCGTGCGGTCTCTACAAAGGTGAACCGGTGCTCGATCTCGACTATGCCGAGGACAGCAACGCGGATGCCGATTCCAATTTCGTGATGACCGGCTCGGGCGGCATCGTCGAAATCCAAGGCACGGCCGAGACGACGCCCTTCACAGAAGATAAGTTCACCGAGCTGATGGGGCTCGCCAAGAAGGGGATCGGCGAACTCGTTCAGCTGCAGAAGCTGACGGTCGCTTAAGACCAGACAACGGAGCGAGGCCATGTTCGGACCTTTTGCCCTGACGGTCGCGGCGCTGTTCACAGGCGCGGCGATCTACATCAACTGGGCAGAGCAACCGGCGCGGCTTTCTCTCGACGATGCTGCGATGCTTGCGGAATGGAAGCCCGCCTACCGGCGCGGATTTCAGATGCAGGCATCGCTTGCCGTCATCGGCTTCATTCTGGGTACGCTCGAGTGGCTGGTCACCGGCAAGGTCATCTGGCTTGCCGGTGGTGCAGCGCTACTCGCCAATTGGCCGTTTACGATCTTCGCGATCATGCCGGTCAATAAGATCCTTGAAGAGACCCCGTTCGAACGGGCCAACGAAGAGACACGGGCGCTGATCGAGCGCTGGGGCATGCTGCACGGCGTGCGCAGCGTGCTTGGTCTCGTCAGTGTCGGATTGTTCCTATGGGCATCGATCTGAAGCCTGCGCCGCGACCGTCGGGCGTTCTTGAAACGGTTCTGTACGCACCCGATCTCGGGGCCATTCAAGACTTCTACGGTCGCGTGTTTGGGCTCGAACCCTTTGCGGTCGCCGAGGGACGTCATGTTTTTTATCGCTATGGACCGCAGATGCTTTTGATCTTCAATCCGGAGGCGACACGTATTCCGCCGCCTGCGGGTGCGCTTCCCGTTCCGCCGCATGGCGCGGTGGGTGAAGGGCACGTCTGCTTCCGGGCGTCAGCTGACGATATTGCGGTGTGGCGTGAACGGCTCGAAGCGCTGGGCGTTCCGATCGAAGCCGATTTCGAGTGGCCGCGCGGTGGCCGCTCAATCTACTTTCGCGATCCGGCCGGCAATTGCCTCGAATTTGCCGAGCCGCGCATCTGGGGGATGGTGTGAAGAAACTTCAAAAAGGCATGAAGCTCGTCGTCGCGAGCCATAACCTCGGCAAGGTCTGGGAGATCAACCAGCTCATTCAACCTTACGGGCTCGATGCCGTTTCGGCGGGCGAGCTGGCTCTTTCGGAACCTGAAGAAACGGAGACGACGTTTGCGGGCAACGCGCGGCTGAAGGCGGTTGCGGCGGCCGAAGGTTCCGGGTTGCCTGCATTGGCTGACGACTCCGGCCTTGAAGTCGAATGCCTCGACGGAGCGCCGGGGATCTATTCGGCACGCTGGGCCGGCCCTGGCAAAGACTTCGGCGTCGCCATGAAGAAAGTCGCCGAAGAGATCAGCGCGTGTCATGGCTGGACGGCTGAAGGTCCGCGCGCCAATTTCATTTCGGTCTTGTGTCTCGCGTGGCCAGGCGGCGAGGTGGAACTATTCGAGGGCAAGGTGTTTGGCCATCTCGTCTGGCCGGCACGCGGCGGCAACGGCTTCGGCTACGATCCGATGTTCGTGCCGGACGGCGACACCCGCACATTCGGCGAGATGGAGCCGAAAGAGAAGTATGCGATTTCGCATCGGACGCGGGCCTTTGCGGCCTTCAAGGCGGCGATGCTCGATGGCATTACGCCGACCGCCGCAAAGGTGAGCGTACGACGGGACGTCGATGCGTTTGCAGCGGCGGCTGCGAGCCTTTCGACACGGGTCGAGGCTGCGGCGTTCGTTGCACGTTTGAAAGACGATCTCGTCACGCACGGCTCAGAATGGAACAACACGACACTCGAAAGTTTTCTTGGTGCGCTTGCCCGAGAGTTAGAGCGTGCGCCATCGAAGGATGAACCGGCGTGGCGACAAATCACGAAAGCAATGCTGGCTGCGAGCGATGACTGATCGCGACACTACATTCGGCGTCTACGTGCACTGGCCTTTCTGTGCGCAGAAGTGTCCGTACTGCGACTTCAACAGTCACGTTCGCCACAAGGGCTGGGACGAGGCGCGGTTTCTTTCGGCCTATAAGCGCGAGATCGATTGGGTGGCGGATCGCATCGGAGCACGCGTTGCGACGAGCGTGTTCTTCGGCGGCGGCACGCCATCGCTGATGCAGCCTGCGACCGTTGCGGGTATCCTCGATCACATTGCGAAGCGCTGGGGTATTGCGGATAACGCCGAGATCACGCTCGAAGCCAATCCGGGCAGCGTCGAAGCGGCACGTTTTCGCGGTTTTCGCGATGCGGGCATCAACCGCGTTTCGATCGGCGTGCAATCTCTACGAGATGAAGAACTGCGCAAGCTCGGACGCATTCACAGCGTTGCGGAAGCCAAGGCGGCGATCGATGTTGCGCGCGGCACGTTCGAGCGGTTTTCGTTCGATCTGATTTATGCACGTCCCGGACAGACCGGAGACGCGTGGCGTCGCGAGCTTGGCGAGGCGCTCGATCTCGCGGGCGATCACCTGTCGCTTTACCAGCTGACTATCGAACCCGACACGCCTTACGCTGCGCTTCATGCCGCCGGTAAGCTCGTCATTCCCGATGACTACGATGCAGGTGCGCTCTACGAGATCACCGAGGAGATGACGGCGTCGCGCGGGCTAGCGGCTTACGAGGTTTCGAACTACGCGCAAGCTGGTTCCGAAAGTCGGCACAACCTTCTTTACTGGCGCTACGGCGAATATGCCGGGATCGGGCCGGGGGCGCATGGCCGGATTGTGGTCGATGGTCGGCGCGAAGCGACGATTGCCGAGCGTAACCCGGAGGCGTGGGTCGAGCGGGTCGAAGACGGTGGTCATGGTTTTATTGAACGGATCGCATTGTCTGACGCCGAGCAGGCGGACGAGATGCTGCTGATGGGCCTGCGGCTCTCAGAAGGGGTAGAGCTTGCGCAGCTTGAGAAGATCGGGGGTGTGCGCCCGAGCCAAGTAACAATCGACGAACTGGCGGAACTCGGGCTGCTGGAGACGCTGCCTGCGTCCTTGCGCGCCTCCCCGGCCGGTGGCGACTGGCGGCGGAATGAGCTTGACGAGATTGTCATGTGCTCAGGTCCAGGACTTGCTCCCGAGACGCAACCGCTGTCTGGCGTGCGCATCCGGGTGACACCGCAAGGCCGGCTCGTGCTTAACGCCGTCGTCGCCAAACTCTCAAACAGCTTTCAGCTGACGGACCGCATGGACAAGCTCAGAAGCGCCGTTTAAGCAGCGCTCATGCTGAGGGGACTTTACGATTGGACGATGCGGATGGCGGCCAGCAAACGGGCGCCGTGGGCGCTCGCGGCCGTTTCGTTCGCCGAGAGTTCGTTTTTTCCGATCCCTCCCGACATTATGCTGATCCCGATGGTCCTGAGCGACCGGCGGAAAGCGTGGTGGTATGCGACGGTGGCGACCGTCGCATCCGTAATCGGCGGCATTCTCGGGTACGCCATCGGGTACTATTTCTTTGAGGCGGTCGGACTGCCCATCCTGAAGTTCTACGGCCGTGAGCATGCGCTCGATAGCTTCATGGCCTTTGTGCAGGAGTATGGTGTCGAAGCGGTCATCATTAAGGGCGCGACGCCGATCCCTTACAAGGTTGTGACGATTGCGGCTGGCGTTGGCAAAATGAATCTCGGGGCGTTTCTCGGCGCGAGCATCGTTGCGCGGGCCATGCGTTTCTATCTGGTCGCCGGTCTCCTATATTTCTTCGGCGAGCCGATCCGCGCTTTCATCGAGAAACGCCTCGGAATGGTGATGACGGTGTTTCTCGTGCTGCTGGTCGGCGGCTTCGTGGCCGTCAAATACATCTTCTAGGTCGGATTGAAGCCATGGCGTTTGCAGCACGGTCGGCTCGGGGTGCGGATTATCGGCTCGGCGCGCTGGCGCTATTTGGAGCGATTGCGACGATCCTGACGGCGCTCGGGTTTCAATACATTGGCGGCTACGTGCCGTGTATGCTGTGCCTGATCGAACGCTACGCCTATTACGCGGGAATTCCGGTTCTTTTCATCGCGTTGGTGCTGACGGCGGGCGGCTATCGGCGGATGGCCGCGCTGCTCTTCGTGTTGGTCGCTTTGGCGTTTCTGGCGAATACAGGGCTTGGCATCTATCACGCCGGAGCGGAGTGGAAGTTCTGGCCCGGCCCGAGCGCCTGCGGCGGTGGGGAATCCCTCACGTCGTCCGCCGGAAATCTTCTGAACGACATCCAGCACATCAAAGTCATCAAGTGCGATGAAGCGGCGTTGCGCTTCCTAGGCATCTCTTTTGCTGGCTGGAACGTCGTCGCTTCGGTGCTGCTGATGGCGGTTGCGTTCGGTGCGGCCTCGGCGGCTTGGACGCGCCGTAACATCTGAGGCGCGCCAGCGTTCCCAACGTCCTGACGCTTGTCCACAATTCTCAAAATCCATGAAAACGTTGATTTTGTTGCTGGCCTAATACTGTCAAGGCAATGTCGCGGTGAATATCACCGGTAAGCCGTGATCGCGCCTTCGCGTTGCCCGAATGTGACGGCTATTCTTGCTTCGTTCGCGGGGCACGGAACGAAACCCGAGCCGGCCCATGTGGATTGTGTGGATATCGTACCAGCGTTGGGAGCATTCGTGGTGGCGTCTGCGTTGAGTTTGTCGAGTGCAATGCTTGGGACGAGTGACAGCAATCCATTGTCCGAGGCCCAGTCCGCACCATCTTTGAGTACGAGTGGCGTTGTTGCGTTTCGTAGGCGTTCGTTGCGTAGCGTGGTGTCTGTGTACGGACCGAGCCCGAAAGACGTTCTGTCCGAGACGTTTGCAAAATTTAGGCGAACTGCTTCGACAAACTCGTCAAAGCGTATGTCCTCGCGGTTCGCCCGCACTCCTCACGGAGATCGCTCTTTCCCGGAGCGGACCTCCAACGGTTTTGAGGCAAGTGCGCGTTCACCTGATTGGGGATGGCGTCCAGTTGGAGACGTCGCGGGCGATGTGGTGCGAAACGCCATGGTCGCTGCGGCTCTCGCAAAGGCGCAGTGAACCCCTAAGTCGAGCGTTGAGTATCCGGTCGCGTATGCGTCGAGTTTTAAGAGTTGGGAAAAAGGATTTCGGAGAGCGCTGGCTTTCCAACGAGCTGGCAGACGCACGGAGCGTGATTGGAGTTAGCCCTCAATCGAGACATCATGTGACACGGTCTCGCGTAGTGATGTCACAGCGCTCTGTGTGTCTGCCGCCATCGTTAGAAACGCTGAAGCTTCGGTAATCGTTCCACGAATTTCGGTTTAGCGGAGTGCGAAGACAATGACCCCCTCGGTTCCGGAACACGTCAGCCCCATTCAGTGGCATCAGGCCATTGCGGTGAGCCGCGAGCAGTGCGCCAGGATCTTTCGCGATGGCGGCGCGCCGAGCGACGCGCTGGTCGCATTCGGATTGAAATGCGAAGACGGCGCCGACTCCGATTGGGAGCGCGTGGTCGATCTCGTTGCCGCCGAGCTTTGCGCCCATCCGATGGCGCGGGCCGCTTAAGATCGGGCGACGGCCGTACGTGCCCAAATGTGGTGGCCGGGCGTGACCCGGCCATGCGAGGGCGCGGAAGGCTACGGCTCGAGTTCGGTATCCCAGTAGAGATAGTCGAGCCAGCTTTCGTGCAGATAGTTCGGCGGGAAAAGCCGGCCGTTGCGATGCAGTTCGAAGACCGTTGGCCGATATGGCTCGTGCGCCGGGAACATGCCCGCGGCGCGCGGCATCAATCCGCCCTTCTTCAAATTGCACGGTGCGCAGGCGGTGACGACGTTGTCCCATCGCGTCTGGCCGCCACGCGAGCGCGGAATGAGATGATCGAACGTCAGATCATTCCTGTCGCCGCAGTACTGGCAGGCGAAGCGATCGCGCAGGAAAACATTGAAACGCGTGAAGGCCGGATAAAGCGCCGGTTTCACGTAGGTCTTCAGCGAAACGACACTCGGCAGCTTCAGCTCGAATGACGGGCTTCGGACGTAGCGTTCGTATTCCGAGACGATATTTACGCGGTCCAAAAAGACCGCCTTCACCGTGTCCTGCCAGCTCCACAGGGACAGCGGGTAGTAACTGAGCGGCCGGAAGTCGGCGTTCAGCACAAGAGCCGGACAATTGTCCGGTATTGTCACGTGAGCATTCACAGTCGCGCAAACCTCGCGGTTTTTCGATCCGTCGAATCGCGTCTTGGCCCCACTCGGACGCCGGGATACTAGCCGCGCGTATCAGTTCTGTGAAGCATTCGAGCCCATCTGTCGCGGAAATGATTTTTCCGTTATATTTCAGTTATTTATTTGTTTTTGTCCGGATCGGCTTTTGGGCTTTCCCCAGGAGAGCGCGGCGCGCGAAGGCGTAATCGGCCCATAACAGCCGGGCGGCGACGGCGCGTGCGGGGCGCCAGCGATCGGCGATTCGTTCCAGTTCCTCGGCCGTGGGGCGGTTTTCAAGCTTGAAGTGGTGCTGCGCGGCAAGCTGCAAGGCGAGATCGCCCGGCGCGAATGCGTCGCGGCGGCCCAAAGCAAAAAGAATATAGATGTCGGCGGTCCAGGGGCCGATGCCATGGATCGCGGTCAGACGTTCGACGATGACGAGATCATTGGCGGCGTTGAGGGCTTCGAAGTCGAGGCCGTCGTCGAGGACAGCGCGCGTCAGGGCGCGCAGCGTGCGGATCTTGCCGTCCGAAAGTCCAAGCCGTTTGAGGTCGCTATCGCTCGCCGCTTGGATTGCATCAGGCGTGAACGGGAAAAGCGCTTCGGCGACGCGTGTCCAGATGGCAGCGGCGCTCTGGGCTGAAAGCTGTTGCCCGACGACGATTTTTGCCAGTCCGGAGAAATCGGCGGGAAAATCCCGTGGCGGTGGAAGGCCGGTGCGTTTCAATATGCGCGACATGACCTTGCATTGACCGGCGAGCATAATCGCCGCTGCCTTGAGCTGGCGTTCGGTCGTTACGGTCGCATGGCGGCGAGGGGTCAAACGCGTTGTTCCGGGAAGGATTTGCCTCATTCAATTCGCGGGCGATCTTATCGCGCAATGCGGAGCCGGCGAAAAGAGGACGTGGAAAATGACACGGATTGCTGGAATTCTATTGGCGGCGCTCTTTATCGCTTTGCTGATTTCAGACAGTGCGGCAATGCGATTCTGAGGCGTCACGCTTTCGCCATGGCGAGGTTCGACAAGTTTTGGAATGACACACGGAGGCATCTCAGATCAGTGAGTATGGCGCCGACGTAAGACGTGCATGGCAATTGCAAGCATGCCGATCTTTCCGCAAAAGGTGACCATCCGTCTATCGAAGATTTTCAAAACTTCCCTGATCTCCGGCCGCCTTTTCGGTGCATTCAGATCGTGTGCCGGTGAAATTGCTTTGGCATAATAA from Hyphomicrobium sp. MC1 harbors:
- the grpE gene encoding nucleotide exchange factor GrpE, with protein sequence MSDDKKPIDETVQPSAATPPEMGDVSVEQLKAMIAALQADLEKKSAEAAAKQDQYLRAVAETENVRRRLEKEKEETAKYAITKFAKDILTVGDNFQRAIAAVPKDAVESDPALKTLLDGVILAERDYKTALERHGVRAIDPAGQPFNPHHHQAVMEQENANVPAGTVLQVYQVGYMIDDRNLRPAMVVVSRGGPKVAKADDAAPASSEPPADA
- the hrcA gene encoding heat-inducible transcriptional repressor HrcA produces the protein MAATILDGKTQLQKLNERSRTILRRIVESYLATGEPVGSRNLSRALPIALSPASIRNVMSDLEQLGLIIAPHTSAGRLPTQLGLRLFVDGLLEVGDITPDQRRQIEAQIAVRREKSVDQLLSEAGELMSGLSHCAGVVLAEKQVARLRHIEFVPLEPGRGLVILVDEDQNVENRIINLPDGLPPSALQEASNYLNTHLRGLTLAEARAELEKSLNAAKAELDVLTQKVIKAGLAEWSGVADDRKSLIVRGQSNLLKDVTAAEDLERIRQLFDAFESKQDIVELLGASETAEGVRIFIGSENKLFSLSGSSLIVAPFRDETRHVVGVLGVIGPTRLNYARIIPMVDYTAKLMSRLMG
- the rph gene encoding ribonuclease PH; translated protein: MRPSKRKPDELRRVSIERAVSKYAEGSCLIKFGDTHVLCTASLEERLPQWLKGQGRGWVTAEYSMLPRSTHDRTRREVTSGHPSGRTQEIQRLVGRALRAVVDLTKLGERQITVDCDVIQADGGTRTASITGAWVALHDCIQWMKMRDMVKDTVLRDHVAAVSCGLYKGEPVLDLDYAEDSNADADSNFVMTGSGGIVEIQGTAETTPFTEDKFTELMGLAKKGIGELVQLQKLTVA
- a CDS encoding DUF1772 domain-containing protein, which gives rise to MFGPFALTVAALFTGAAIYINWAEQPARLSLDDAAMLAEWKPAYRRGFQMQASLAVIGFILGTLEWLVTGKVIWLAGGAALLANWPFTIFAIMPVNKILEETPFERANEETRALIERWGMLHGVRSVLGLVSVGLFLWASI
- a CDS encoding VOC family protein, which codes for MGIDLKPAPRPSGVLETVLYAPDLGAIQDFYGRVFGLEPFAVAEGRHVFYRYGPQMLLIFNPEATRIPPPAGALPVPPHGAVGEGHVCFRASADDIAVWRERLEALGVPIEADFEWPRGGRSIYFRDPAGNCLEFAEPRIWGMV
- the rdgB gene encoding RdgB/HAM1 family non-canonical purine NTP pyrophosphatase, which translates into the protein MKKLQKGMKLVVASHNLGKVWEINQLIQPYGLDAVSAGELALSEPEETETTFAGNARLKAVAAAEGSGLPALADDSGLEVECLDGAPGIYSARWAGPGKDFGVAMKKVAEEISACHGWTAEGPRANFISVLCLAWPGGEVELFEGKVFGHLVWPARGGNGFGYDPMFVPDGDTRTFGEMEPKEKYAISHRTRAFAAFKAAMLDGITPTAAKVSVRRDVDAFAAAAASLSTRVEAAAFVARLKDDLVTHGSEWNNTTLESFLGALARELERAPSKDEPAWRQITKAMLAASDD
- the hemW gene encoding radical SAM family heme chaperone HemW translates to MTDRDTTFGVYVHWPFCAQKCPYCDFNSHVRHKGWDEARFLSAYKREIDWVADRIGARVATSVFFGGGTPSLMQPATVAGILDHIAKRWGIADNAEITLEANPGSVEAARFRGFRDAGINRVSIGVQSLRDEELRKLGRIHSVAEAKAAIDVARGTFERFSFDLIYARPGQTGDAWRRELGEALDLAGDHLSLYQLTIEPDTPYAALHAAGKLVIPDDYDAGALYEITEEMTASRGLAAYEVSNYAQAGSESRHNLLYWRYGEYAGIGPGAHGRIVVDGRREATIAERNPEAWVERVEDGGHGFIERIALSDAEQADEMLLMGLRLSEGVELAQLEKIGGVRPSQVTIDELAELGLLETLPASLRASPAGGDWRRNELDEIVMCSGPGLAPETQPLSGVRIRVTPQGRLVLNAVVAKLSNSFQLTDRMDKLRSAV
- a CDS encoding YqaA family protein, with translation MLRGLYDWTMRMAASKRAPWALAAVSFAESSFFPIPPDIMLIPMVLSDRRKAWWYATVATVASVIGGILGYAIGYYFFEAVGLPILKFYGREHALDSFMAFVQEYGVEAVIIKGATPIPYKVVTIAAGVGKMNLGAFLGASIVARAMRFYLVAGLLYFFGEPIRAFIEKRLGMVMTVFLVLLVGGFVAVKYIF
- a CDS encoding disulfide bond formation protein B gives rise to the protein MAFAARSARGADYRLGALALFGAIATILTALGFQYIGGYVPCMLCLIERYAYYAGIPVLFIALVLTAGGYRRMAALLFVLVALAFLANTGLGIYHAGAEWKFWPGPSACGGGESLTSSAGNLLNDIQHIKVIKCDEAALRFLGISFAGWNVVASVLLMAVAFGAASAAWTRRNI
- a CDS encoding HNH endonuclease, with amino-acid sequence MNAHVTIPDNCPALVLNADFRPLSYYPLSLWSWQDTVKAVFLDRVNIVSEYERYVRSPSFELKLPSVVSLKTYVKPALYPAFTRFNVFLRDRFACQYCGDRNDLTFDHLIPRSRGGQTRWDNVVTACAPCNLKKGGLMPRAAGMFPAHEPYRPTVFELHRNGRLFPPNYLHESWLDYLYWDTELEP
- a CDS encoding DNA-3-methyladenine glycosylase, which codes for MTPRRHATVTTERQLKAAAIMLAGQCKVMSRILKRTGLPPPRDFPADFSGLAKIVVGQQLSAQSAAAIWTRVAEALFPFTPDAIQAASDSDLKRLGLSDGKIRTLRALTRAVLDDGLDFEALNAANDLVIVERLTAIHGIGPWTADIYILFALGRRDAFAPGDLALQLAAQHHFKLENRPTAEELERIADRWRPARAVAARLLWADYAFARRALLGKAQKPIRTKTNK